A region from the Toxotes jaculatrix isolate fToxJac2 chromosome 2, fToxJac2.pri, whole genome shotgun sequence genome encodes:
- the LOC121193204 gene encoding carbohydrate sulfotransferase 11-like isoform X1 produces MRIPRGGRLFLATCLGSLFVLVLYLQSITKPEPGVKTGSRPGKSRRSPLQTLYNGDQQLELLAAHRSLQGRRELLEQACLSHMRKRRVLSPEDLKHLIVDDKHSLIYCYVPKVACTNWKRVLMVLTSDGRYTDPLAIPANEAHVAGKLRTLSEFSVPEINKRLRSYLKFIFVREPFERLVSAYRNKFTRRYNTAFHKRYGTKIIRRHRLNPEPEALEKGNNVSFHEFVQYLVDPRTQREEPFNEHWERVHSLCHPCLIHYDVVGKYETLEPDAQAVLRLAGVEGVLKFPTSGKSTRTDGNMAARFFKHISPFYQKKLFNLYRMDFLLFNYSTPEYLRTR; encoded by the exons AACCTGGTGTGAAGACTGGCAGCAGACCAGGGAAAAGCAGGAGAAGTCCACTGCAGACGCTCTACAATGGAGACCAG CAGCTGGAGCTGTTGGCAGCTCATAGGTCCCTCCAAGGCCGCAGGGAGCTGTTGGAGCAGGCATGTCTGAGCCACATGAGGAAGCGCCGGGTGCTTTCGCCAGAGGATCTCAAACACCTCATTGTGGATGATAAACACAGCCTTATTTACTGCTACGTACCCAAG GTAGCCTGCACAAATTGGAAGCGTGTCCTTATGGTCCTCACTAGTGACGGCCGCTACACTGACCCCCTTGCCATCCCTGCCAACGAGGCGCACGTAGCTGGTAAGCTCCGCACCCTTTCCGAGTTCTCAGTCCCTGAGATCAACAAACGCCTTCGCAGCTACCTCAAGTTCATCTTTGTGCGAGAGCCCTTCGAGCGGCTGGTTTCCGCCTACCGGAACAAGTTCACACGTCGCTACAACACCGCATTCCACAAGCGGTATGGAACCAAGATTATCCGCCGCCACCGGCTCAACCCGGAGCCCGAAGCACTGGAGAAAGGGAATAACGTTTCTTTCCACGAGTTTGTCCAGTATCTCGTGGATCCTCGGACCCAACGAGAGGAACCTTTCAATGAGCACTGGGAGCGGGTGCACTCCCTGTGCCACCCCTGTCTGATCCACTATGATGTAGTGGGGAAGTACGAGACTCTGGAGCCAGATGCTCAGGCTGTGCTCAGGTTGGCTGGAGTGGAGGGGGTACTTAAATTTCCAACATCAGGAAAGAGCACCAGGACTGACGGCAACATGGCAGCACGCTTCTTTAAGCACATCAGCCCTTTCTACCAGAAGAAACTGTTCAACCTGTATCGAATGGACTTCCTGCTCTTCAACTACTCCACACCAGAGTATCTCAGGACTCGATGA
- the LOC121193204 gene encoding carbohydrate sulfotransferase 11-like isoform X2 yields MRIPRGGRLFLATCLGSLFVLVLYLQSITKPEPGVKTGSRPGKSRRSPLQTLYNGDQLELLAAHRSLQGRRELLEQACLSHMRKRRVLSPEDLKHLIVDDKHSLIYCYVPKVACTNWKRVLMVLTSDGRYTDPLAIPANEAHVAGKLRTLSEFSVPEINKRLRSYLKFIFVREPFERLVSAYRNKFTRRYNTAFHKRYGTKIIRRHRLNPEPEALEKGNNVSFHEFVQYLVDPRTQREEPFNEHWERVHSLCHPCLIHYDVVGKYETLEPDAQAVLRLAGVEGVLKFPTSGKSTRTDGNMAARFFKHISPFYQKKLFNLYRMDFLLFNYSTPEYLRTR; encoded by the exons AACCTGGTGTGAAGACTGGCAGCAGACCAGGGAAAAGCAGGAGAAGTCCACTGCAGACGCTCTACAATGGAGACCAG CTGGAGCTGTTGGCAGCTCATAGGTCCCTCCAAGGCCGCAGGGAGCTGTTGGAGCAGGCATGTCTGAGCCACATGAGGAAGCGCCGGGTGCTTTCGCCAGAGGATCTCAAACACCTCATTGTGGATGATAAACACAGCCTTATTTACTGCTACGTACCCAAG GTAGCCTGCACAAATTGGAAGCGTGTCCTTATGGTCCTCACTAGTGACGGCCGCTACACTGACCCCCTTGCCATCCCTGCCAACGAGGCGCACGTAGCTGGTAAGCTCCGCACCCTTTCCGAGTTCTCAGTCCCTGAGATCAACAAACGCCTTCGCAGCTACCTCAAGTTCATCTTTGTGCGAGAGCCCTTCGAGCGGCTGGTTTCCGCCTACCGGAACAAGTTCACACGTCGCTACAACACCGCATTCCACAAGCGGTATGGAACCAAGATTATCCGCCGCCACCGGCTCAACCCGGAGCCCGAAGCACTGGAGAAAGGGAATAACGTTTCTTTCCACGAGTTTGTCCAGTATCTCGTGGATCCTCGGACCCAACGAGAGGAACCTTTCAATGAGCACTGGGAGCGGGTGCACTCCCTGTGCCACCCCTGTCTGATCCACTATGATGTAGTGGGGAAGTACGAGACTCTGGAGCCAGATGCTCAGGCTGTGCTCAGGTTGGCTGGAGTGGAGGGGGTACTTAAATTTCCAACATCAGGAAAGAGCACCAGGACTGACGGCAACATGGCAGCACGCTTCTTTAAGCACATCAGCCCTTTCTACCAGAAGAAACTGTTCAACCTGTATCGAATGGACTTCCTGCTCTTCAACTACTCCACACCAGAGTATCTCAGGACTCGATGA